In one window of Pristiophorus japonicus isolate sPriJap1 chromosome 9, sPriJap1.hap1, whole genome shotgun sequence DNA:
- the LOC139273709 gene encoding zinc finger protein 271-like — protein sequence MTKSWVKEDSKDDDPVWDLSFYTCVIRVLEGEDLQTGNSNRRPHQDLTASLDSSGPEYHRPLNMEAKSTVDSGEKVYTCSVCGQGFSQISGLLRHKCSHTGERPFTCSECGKGFARSSHLLIHQRVHTDERLFKCPDCGKSYKHSGELTYHQRVHTGESPFRCSHCGTGFSRSSKLAIHQRTHTGERPFTCSVCGKGFSRSGSLLRHQRVHTGERPFTCSECGKGFTDSCNLLRHQRVHTGERPFTCSECGKGFTRSSDLLKHRVHTVERPFTCSDCGMGFTQSSNLLRHQRIHTDERPFKCPDCRKCYKNSAELSCHQRVHTGERPFRCSVCGKGFIRSSDLLRHQRVHTAERLFTCSECGKGFVQSSDLLRHQRTHTGERPFTCSECGKGFTRSSFLTEHQRIHTGERPFTCSECGKGFTQSSILLKHQRVHNHTGERPFTCPMCGKHFTQSSNLLTHQQVHTGASPFTCSMCGKGFPSSSTLLTHQRVHTGERLFTC from the exons gactccaaagatgatgaccctgtgtgggacctctctttttacacctgtgtgatcag ggtattagaaggggaggatttgcagacgggaaactcaaatcgCAGaccgcatcaagatctgacagcgtcactcgattcatcgggacccgaatatcatcggcctctcaatatggaagcaaaaagcaccgttgacagtggggagaaagtgtacacgtgttctgtgtgtggacaaggcttcagccaaatCTCTGGCCTattgagacacaagtgcagtcacaccggggagaggccgttcacctgctccgagtgtgggaagggattcgctcgttcatcccaccttctgatacaccagcgagttcacactgacgagagactttTTAAGTGCCCGGACTGTGGGAAGAGCTATAAACATTCCGGGGAACTGACGTACCATCAAcgtgttcacaccggggagagcccATTCAGGTGCTCTCACTGCGGGACTGGGTTCAGTCGATCATCTAAACTCGCtatacaccagcgcactcacactggggagaggccgttcacctgctctgtgtgtgggaaaggattcagtcggtcaggtagcctgctgagacaccagcgagttcacactggggagaggccgttcacctgctctgagtgtgggaagggattcactgattcatgcaacctgctgagacaccaacgagttcacactggggagagaccgttcacctgctcggagtgtgggaagggattcactcggtcatctgacctgctgaaacaccGAGTGCACACCGTGGAGAGGCccttcacctgctctgattgtgggatgggattcactcagtcatccaaccttctgagacaccagcgtattcacactgacgagagaccttttaaatgcccgGACTGCAGGAAGTGCTATAAAAATTCAGCAGAACTGAGCTGCCAtcaacgtgttcacactggggagagaccgttcaggtgctccgtgtgtgggaagggattcattcggtcatccgaccttctgagacatcagcgagttcacactgcagagaggctgttcacctgctccgagtgtgggaagggattcgttcagtcatccgaccttctgagacaccagcgcactcacactggggagagaccgttcacctgctcagagtgtgggaagggattcactcggtcatccttcctcactgaacaccagcgcattcacactggggagaggccgttcacctgctcagagtgtgggaagggattcactcagtcttcgatcctgctgaaacaccagcgagttcacaa tcacaccggggagaggccattcacctgccccatgtgtgggaagcatttcactcagtcatccaaccttctgacacaccaacaagttcacactggggcgagcccattcacttgctccatgtgtggaaagggattccctTCATCAtcaaccctgctgacacaccagcgagttcacactggggagaggctattcacctgctga